The Ictalurus punctatus breed USDA103 chromosome 17, Coco_2.0, whole genome shotgun sequence sequence AGTTTACTTCCAGAAGACAGTGGATGGACATGAAATCTTCATCAACGGGTTTTACCCCAGAGGTCCACTCACACTGCGTGAAGAGTACAAAGATCGCACCATCGTCAACCAAACGGAACTCAGCATGGAGATGTCTGAGCTCTCTCCTAACGACGAGGGAGAGTACACCTGTATCATCTTTTTCAGTGGTGACTCTCCcatcaaaaaaaagtttcaccTCACAGTTACAcgtacacacccacacccacacacacacacacactttaaatctGCCTAAATGTTTGAGATGTTCCCCCACCAATAGTTATTACATAAAGATTGGTTATTTAAATGACTTCCTGTCAGCAAAAGAACCATCATCTTCTGAAGACTATGTCATGATATggaggttgagacggatgcTAGTACAGattttaaagtttaataaagaactatACATACAAAAAGACACTATGACTTTggggcaaaacactgtggcaaagactaaacataaaccaaagaacaAAGCGCAgttacaaagacaaagaaagacagacgTGAGAcaagagtgcagtgcaaactgtggctatacatatatatatatatatatatataagtgctcAATTAACaagaacgtgattcaggtgcaggtggtcatgtgactgtgatgcagtggctgctgggaactgtagttcagagttacTTCTTTGcttacatgacagaacccccccaaaGGCGCTTCTCCCGGAATAcgccaaaatacactccctccttctggcggtcctggccctctgggtcAGGgtcataaatatattaaaaagtaatagacataaataaatagaatagatgaagaaaagacagatccgttggcagggttcattaaagggggacatatagaaaatgttttgtactgtatattggggggacagattggtatttcctcaacattggaaGGGACACGACCCCCCAAAAGAATGCATGGTTATGCCCATGATTAACaggaacgtgattcaggtgcaggtggtcatgtgactgtgatgcagtggctgctgggaactgtagttcagagttccttctctgctTACATGACAGACTAAGTCATAGTATGTtctatggggggaaaaaacgtaTACATATGTACGCCAATATCAGCTTCTCCACAGTCTTTCAAAAGTTTTCTTGTGCATTCGTCATAATGCATTTGATAATGTCATTATGTATAgcggctggtgtgtgtgtgtgtgtctaaagtgtGTTTACGGTGTGTGTGATTAACTCATTTTTGGAATTTTAACCCCCCCCAGTCTCCTGAAGAGCAAAGGAGACCCTGTGTTTACGCAGGACAGAGACTCGCTCCTTTGGAACGTGTCCCACGTTGTTACGCTGAACTGCAGACAGATGCTGAACACCTGGATCACCTGCTCTGTTGGGGGAGTCGTGTCACATGCTGTCAGTATCCACATCTAGACTATTTCTAATTAAGATTCGCTTAcatttgtctaaaaaaaaagagtaaagttTCACTGACAATCATACTTGTACAAGCAATATCTCAGCACACCTATATAGGTCTTCTTTTATTCTCCCAATTCCAAGGAATAGAAATTTGTAAAGGAtcagtattttaaaaagtaattgcTATGAAATgtcatgtataaatgtaaacatgtctAAACAGCCAGAAGAGTTTcttaataaagaaattaaagatGTTGAAATATATCTGcatgtacttgtgtgtgtgtgtgtgtgtgtgtgtgtgtgtgtgtgcgatctattttttattaaaagtttttttttaatgtaaataaagactGCTAGTTGAAATCAGTGAGACgtgaagaaaatgtaaaaatgtatgcAAGACTCGTAAGTTATTCGTAAGTTCTTTGAATGAGCAAAACTTTCCTAaagagctacacacacacacacacacacacacacacacacacacacattgaatttttaaacatcttaaaacatcttagggagtttttcctcgccaccgtcgccactcagtggcttgctcagttgggatgaattcgcacctttaatatctgtacaccgtgttgatatttctgtaaagctgctttgagacaaggtctattgtaaaaagcgctatacaaataacattgaattgaattgaattgaattgaatttttcaGATGCTTTCGACAAAATCTCCAAAAgatgaatatattattattctcattcaTAGATAATAAATGGGGTGGGTAAATAGcacaatatttggttgcatatttcTTGCTtatttctttcagttgtttgttttgggcggtttttctcccttcagtctcttgAATGGAGAGGCCACTGATGCAAGCCCAAGCcttgacactacctccaccacgCTTGACCAATAAGCTTTGGATCATGGACAGGTCTGTAGGAATTGGGAAGCAATATGTGGACTTTATCTCCCAGAGCAGATTGCCGCAGTTGTTGGGAGGCTTGTGCATGCACTATGAATGTTAAGAAGGTAGCGGGCCCAGATGATATACCCGGAAGGGTTCACCAACTAGCACAGTCCTCACCACTATCTGTCCCTGACACAATCCATTGTCCCCTGTGTCCAAGTAATCCACTCCAACTGAAATGAGCGTTTACTCTCCAATGGCCCTGACCGCTGTGGTGCCGAAGAGCTTCTGAGAGACTCACCACAGACCTCATGTACTTCTCTCAACTCAGCAAGCTAGACCCTCTCCAGGTCACTTACCGATCAAATTGATCCATGATGACACCATCTCCTATGTCCTACACACTACCCTATCTCATCTCAACATGGGAAGGAAGAACTATGTGAAAGAGCTGTTCACTGAGAACAGTTCAGTCTTAAATACAAGGGTGCGAGGCCAACAACCAGTTCCTAAATGTCAGCAAGAAGGAATTGGTTGTGGACTCCAGAAGGACATACACAACACTCTCAATCAATAGGACCCTTGGGTGGGAGAGCGAGCAGCTTCAGTTACACATCAGCAAGGACCTGTAATGGACTCCATACATTTCGACTTCAACACAGAATATGAGACAGCTTTACCATATCCAACCGCTGAGGAAGTTCCACATCTTCTCAACTAAGTAGAAGACCTTTTATACCACCACTATACAGAGCATTATCACTGGGAACATCACTGCCTGGTACTGTAATAGCACTGTAATAAAGACTCTGCAGGGGGTGGTGAGGCCTGTTGAACAGATCTCAAGGTCAACACTGACCAGACTACAGGATATTTACACCAGGTGGTACAGGACCACAGCAGGAAAGATCTTACAGGATCATCTTAGGATCTCAGTGCTGTTTTGAAGGATCCTTCACACCCCCAACAAAGGAATGTTCTGATGGCTGCAGTCTGGAAAGCACCTCCACATCTGCATCGCTAGGACTGAGAGGAGACAAGCTGGAGCTTCTTTCCCCAATCATCAGAACCCTGAACTTCTGATCACTGATCACGGCACATGCACTGGATATTTTAGTGTAAATGTGTACATACTTATATACATtacattcattttcatatgtgTATCGTCGTATACTTTTGAGGGTGTCGTCTTGCTTTGAATCTTGAATCTGATGTCGAAATTCTTACACCAGTGGTTCTCTAACTTGTTCAGCGTGAGGCCCCCCGTTGTGTAGGGTGCGTCCCTTGGTGGCCCCCTAGACTCGTCAAATTTTCGTCATTTCGTTTTTTTCACGCTAGGCTCTTCTGTATCAACTTCCACAGCAAAGAGACTACGTCCTCTATCAAAAAAAGTATCCATTTGAAATAGTCTTGGGTTTTTTCAGCGTGTCGCTAACACTACATTGGTATATCGACGGATATCTCTGTTTGATGTGTTTCTTAGTGTGCTCGTCACATCACGCCAAACTAGCGATtccgtttcccagaatgcaccacgaactacaaacatggcctacgactacaactcccaatggAACACACAGACCGGTCACCTTCTCCGAGGACTAATCAGACACACTTGTTCTTCACGAAGTATTTGTTCAGTTGCCATAGTTTCGTTATGGTTTTGATTCTGCTTTCCCTTTGATGTTGATTTCTGCATTACCTGCTctagcctgtttgcctgatcacctgacctctgcctgtctttatGTCTTTTGCCTTGCCCTCTGGATATTATAATCTTCATTACAGCTCTGACCTGCAATTGCATCTGTCCCAACCCTCATTATGTGACAGTGGTGTGTATAATTGATTTAACTTATTAATATTTCTAATTTTTCATACTTCAAAGGTTGGCAATCCTGACTTACATACaggtaaaatacattttttaaaaatcatgttctAGAATTTCTATGCTGCCCCCTTGGTGCTGTCTGGCggcccccagtttgagaaccaccgTCTTAAGCATTGCATTAAAGCGCGCCACTGACCTGCCTCTTTGTGGACGATAAATGCTGGTGCAGATAACTTCCCAATAGTTTGTACAGTACGCATAGTGTACAGGACATAAACGATGTACCTTGGTGAATTAGGATCTCATTTGGGATCAGAACATTACTCAAAAAAGTGCCTCTGCTATGCTCTTCACCGAGATCTGATAGTCTGCCTAGTCCAAAAAGAACTAATATGAAGCGATATTCTCGGGCTGACTGTCCTAATGGCCCGATAAGATCCATGCTGGATGCTCGTTTTCAAAGAGGATCTTGCTAAGATGGAGAGGACGCAATCGTGTGTCTGGGATGGAAGGCGGATTCAGAAACTGGTATTCGCAGGAAGACGCGCACTATTGACGTATACCAATGACGTTCATCACCGTAAATTTCCCAGCCCATAAAAAAGCCAGGCGAGTGTCTTCTCTACCCCAGGGTGCCATGTCGTGGGGTTATACTGAGACAAGCAATTCGGTCATCAACTCTCCGGTTTGAATGTCCTGACTAACTCAGTATAAACAGTctcaaataataacaaaataggTTTAGGTTAGCACCATCTCAGTGTCAGATACGTTTCTGACATGACACCCAGCTAGAACTTTCTTCCAGTCAATTACTGCCTCCTGATTGAACACATTATTTAAAGTATAGTTGCGTGACTATTCCACTGGGAATTCGAGTTGAGAATCCACCATCTTGTAGGTTCCCAGCCTGGTCAGGTAGCGCAGACCCACCCAGTTTTATATCTGCGGTGAGCTTCCGACTCTTAGCTGCTCAGTTCCCAAAATTACTGGGTGGATATTTAGGGATTAACCTTCAcctttattgtgtttttgtccTTTACACATAATTTTGAGATGCAGATATAGTAAATGTGCACAATCTCGGGAGTACACCTCACCTTCACCTCCCAGCACCTTTCCAAAGCCTCAATTGAGCCTCAACACGCTTTGGTGGAACAAGGTCTGCCCACTACCTAGCTAGCAATGGATAAACAATAAGCTGTCAGGGTTTCTGACatttgattagtgtgtgtgtgtttgtgtgtgtaaaaagttCAAACACagatggtttaaaaaaagagaacaatTTTATTACACACTTGTATCACTATAAATACAATGAGCCAAGAACATCATTTATAAAACGAAACTGACAAGAGTATTTCCTTTAGGAAAGAGGTTTATAAAGGACTTGGCGTGAACACGCACGGCAATTTTCTACGCATTCAAGAGTTTAATAAAGTAAATAGATGATGAACATTTTATAGATTcccaaaatctctctctctcacacacacacacacagagttctaGGAAGTTCCCTGTAGTATGTGTagggcattaatataaaaaaaaaaatatgccagaGAACTTTCCTTAAAGTGACTGAATGCATCTGTACATATGTTTATGAGAACCATCGTTAGAAGAACCACCAAGAAGCGCTCTGTAGTGCTAAACCAAGGAGAGTTCTAGAACGCTCTAGAAAGGTAAACTAGGCAGCATTCTACAGCAGAACACTCCTTGGTTTAGTGTTCCAGAATGATTCGTAGATTAACAATAGAATACCAATTAGTTTATGTTCTAGAACAAGACCAATTTAACGTTCTAGAATGCTCCCTGAGTTTCGTTTGGAGTTTGCCTAGGGGTTGAAAACGGGGTCTCTGATTCCAGGCATCTGGGAATTGAGAGTTGTCTCCACATGTAGTTTGCAGAAGCTGCGTCCCTCATCTACACGCCCTCGCAGCCCGACGGCTGTATTTTACTCGCAAAAACGAAATAAAACGTTCAGTCAACAACAAGTCAACAAACAATCAAACCACATGGGAGTTGACGGGAGTTAATCGGGCACACTTTAGCTAGCCCGTTACAATTAGCTATTCTAATTCAACTAGCATTCGCTAAATCTCGAAATGTTCGAATTAAACAACAGACTAGACAACAATGGAGTCGCTTTAAAGTCcacatgaaatcaaaatgacagttttgtggcttttagtataaATATGTTCACCTTAAGGTTAtttataagctagtgtgctccaaaacagtGACAAAATTAGCATTTAGAAGACatacaaattcaaaatgaaatccaatcaaatgctctatGGAAGTgcctgaagtgtcccgcccccaacatgATAATAATCCATGGTGCTAACTGTTAAGTACGGCGTAGcctgggctgtgaggtaagctaaaagTTATTGGGTATTTAAAAAGGGGAAagagccactcgatatgtcctgTTCTAACTTCCtttttcagtggaaattacatcaacacgTCAGATAACGCTGTGCATTTCACAGAGTCTTCAAACATCTAGTAACAAGCTAGCTAGTTTCCAGAGTTGACCTGCAATAACTTTTTAATGCGCGCTGAAAGATCGCTGATGCCAATTATTTTGAACGCTAGGTTGAACGTTTTGCTAACATAAATTGGTGTTTGCTAAGTTTGCAGTTTGCTAACTGTCAAACTCCTGTTGTAACGGCATGTTTGAAGCTGTCTCGTGCACTTAATGAATATTGCACCGCTAATCTTTTTCCCCCTGTCTTTTTTGGACTGGAGAAAATTCTAAGGGCGAGTCGACTCATGGAATCGACACCCGTCAGAATCCGAGTCGACTCATGGAATCGACTCCAATCAGAATCCGAGTCGACAACGGAATCAAATCCCATCAGAATCCGAGTCGACTCATGGAATCGACTCCCACCAGAATCCGAGTCGACTCATGGAATCGACTCCCATCAGAATCCGAGTCGACTCATGGAATCGACTCCCATCAGAATCCGAGTCGACTCCGGAATCGAACAGCCGCAGGCGTAGATGTGTTCTCGCTTGGTGTGTCCAGTGTTCCACACGTTATTCTCAGAGGTATACGACGGTAataaatagtgcactatatcGCACCGGTGTGAACACACCACAAGCGCACACACTAAATGTACACGCTTCCAAAGTAATCACATTATAACAGGAATGCATTTATAACCTTTGgatgtttaaacatttaacagtGAGAAGGAAACACAgcttaatactttttttttcccttttttttttttttaagtaatggCAGCCATTTTCTTCCCTGAGAAGGAAGAAACTGATAGAGCTAAACTGATTTCCAGTTCCAGTAATGTTAGATTTGCAGAAAGGTTCGACTAGGTTTGCACCGTGTTTCCgtagtagctagctagctagcaagccaATTGTTAACGCGTATTTAATTTATCGTGCCTCCGTGTAGAAAACTGCAGTTTGTGAATGCTAAGCTATCTAAGATGAATGCTATGCTTTGAGTGTTATGCTAATCTACAGAAATGTTAGGTTAATAAATGTTAAgctaatatatttgttaaagacAGAAACCTGAACGTTAAGCCGGTTTTGTCAGTGTTCTGAAATGCCATCGTGTTCAATATGACAGATCACATTTCATCGAAAGAAATGTAACATTTCTTCTAGtaacaaaaacttttttttaaaaacaaaatagaaaggaatgttgttgttgttgctgatgCGGTGTCTGGCTCTTCCAGCAGATCAGACATGCCGTAGCCGCAGGTTTGACTTCGAACCGCGCTTGTCCGTTAGCTGCAGAGTGTGTACGAACTCTGATAGTCCGTCTGCTTCTTCATCTGtccatcagacacacacacacacacacacacacacacggatcttCAGGTCAAGTTTTCAGAAAGCGTGTGTTTCGCCGTGTTCATCCAGCCTGACCTGAGCTAATTGGAGAAAAAAAcgaaacacacacagcaacacacagCACCGTTCAGCATTTGGTCCTCTGTGAGATCacagcaaagtgtgtgtgtgtgtgtgtgtgtgtgtgagaaaggaaCGCAAACTCACTTTAAACTCGCAAGCTCGGCATCTGTTGAGAGCTCGGCTGTGAGGCAAACAGACAGAAGAATGACAAGTTTGTGAAGAACATTATGACTAAACTGTAATCATGACAACGTGGGTATAAAATGAATCAGACGTCGTGTTGTTACCTGAGGGTTGTCTTCTTCTGCACTTTATCATAGCAATCACAATGAGGGTAATGGGAACCAGCAACAGCACAACACTTGCAATTGGCGTGATAATATCTGGGGTAGCAGGAatatcacctacacacacacacacacacacacacacacacacacacagagtgatttTCTTATTTGGTATTCAAAAACATcttggactgtgtgtgtgtgtgtgtgcgtgtgtgtgtgcgtgtgtgtgtacagtactcacacacactgagagcaTGTGACACGACTCCCCTAACAGAGCAGGTGATGTTCAGCATCCGGCTGCAGTTCAGCATAACAACGTGGGACACGTTCCAAAGTTGCGAGTCTCTGTCCTGCGTAAACACAGGGTCCCCTTCGCTCGTCAGCAGGCTGCTCATGTCAGCTCCGACCACACCCCAGGTTACATTACTGCGAGGATATCCCCCTGACGACGAACATCCGATCACGCAGTTATGGTCGGCTGGGTCACTGCCGCAACCCTGGCGGGTTATGACGGGAACGCTGTAATTGGCTGTGAGACAGACATAGAGGGAGGTTACGATTCACAGGGAAGGGTTACGAAAACTTTTGCAGAGGTATTAGAGGAGCTGGATTgatgcaaacaaaatcaatcTTTATATGTTCCTGTTCAGTCAGTCAAGGCCACGCTCTTGATGCTTGGTGTCAAAACCACCTGCGTAAtactgtgtaggtccccctcccagttgtgccaccaaaacagctctaagccgtcgaggcatggactccacaagacctctgaaggtgtgctgtgggatctggcaccGAGATGTTATCAGCAAGTCAGtcgcgaggtggggcctccatggatcgggcTTGTTTGTCCAGGACTTTCAGAAGACGCTCGATAaaattgagatctggggaattcagAGGCTGAGTCAACACCTTGGACTCTTTgtaatgttcctcaaaccgttcctgaataatgtttgcagtgtgtcagggcgcattatcTTACTGAGAGAGACCACTGAATagcgttgccatgaaggggtggaAGGGGTGTGCTTCAACATGAATGCCGGGAcgcaaggtttcccagcagaacttTGCCAACCCAGCATCACAAGGTAAGTAAGACTTGGGCATAAACTTTTTATGG is a genomic window containing:
- the LOC108277757 gene encoding T-lymphocyte activation antigen CD80 isoform X3, whose protein sequence is MRRGSLFLLVVISALQLISAGDDPVVHNVQGIVGGSVKMRCELEHPHIVNRLYFQKTVKGDEIFINGFYPRSPLTLREEYKDRTIVNQTELSMEMSELSPNDEGEYTCIIFFNSDSPIKKKFHLTVTANYSVPVITRQGCGSDPADHNCVIGCSSSGGYPRSNVTWGVVGADMSSLLTSEGDPVFTQDRDSQLWNVSHVVMLNCSRMLNITCSVRGVVSHALSVCDIPATPDIITPIASVVLLLVPITLIVIAMIKCRRRQPSAELSTDAELASLK
- the LOC108277757 gene encoding T-lymphocyte activation antigen CD80 isoform X1 — protein: MRRGSLFLLVVISALQLISAGDDPVVHNVQGIVGGSVKMRCELEHPHIVNRLYFQKTVKGDEIFINGFYPRSPLTLREEYKDRTIVNQTELSMEMSELSPNDEGEYTCIIFFNSDSPIKKKFHLTVTANYSVPVITRQGCGSDPADHNCVIGCSSSGGYPRSNVTWGVVGADMSSLLTSEGDPVFTQDRDSQLWNVSHVVMLNCSRMLNITCSVRGVVSHALSVCDIPATPDIITPIASVVLLLVPITLIVIAMIKCRRRQPSAELSTDAELASLKSGWMNTAKHTLSENLT
- the LOC108277757 gene encoding T-lymphocyte activation antigen CD80 isoform X2, which translates into the protein MRRGSLFLLVVISALQLISAGDDPVVHNVQGIVGGSVKMRCELEHPHIVNRLYFQKTVKGDEIFINGFYPRSPLTLREEYKDRTIVNQTELSMEMSELSPNDEGEYTCIIFFNSDSPIKKKFHLTVTANYSVPVITRQGCGSDPADHNCVIGCSSSGGYPRSNVTWGVVGADMSSLLTSEGDPVFTQDRDSQLWNVSHVVMLNCSRMLNITCSVRGVVSHALSVCDIPATPDIITPIASVVLLLVPITLIVIAMIKCRRRQPSAELSTDAELASLNSGQAG